The proteins below come from a single Balaenoptera musculus isolate JJ_BM4_2016_0621 chromosome 1, mBalMus1.pri.v3, whole genome shotgun sequence genomic window:
- the KIAA0040 gene encoding uncharacterized protein KIAA0040 homolog, translating to MEKISAFFSAIWDTISAKHQEGLFNSICLGILLGLPLLVIITLLFICCHCCWSRAGKSGQQPERNKGKKKKKKKKAEEDLWISAQPKLLQMEKRPSLPV from the coding sequence ATGGAGAAAATCAGCGCCTTCTTTAGCGCCATCTGGGACACCATCTCGGCCAAACACCAAGAGGGCCTCTTCAACAGCATCTGTCTAGGCATCCTGCTGGGGCTGCCCCTACTGGTGATCATCACCCTCCTCTTCATCTGTTGCCATTGCTGCTGGAGCCGGGCAGGCAAAAGTGGCCAACAGCCAGAGCGAAacaaggggaagaagaagaagaaaaagaagaaggctGAAGAAGACCTCTGGATCTCCGCTCAGCCCAAGCTTCTCCAGATGGAAAAGAGGCCATCACTGCCCGTCTAG